The proteins below come from a single Miscanthus floridulus cultivar M001 chromosome 1, ASM1932011v1, whole genome shotgun sequence genomic window:
- the LOC136484929 gene encoding uncharacterized protein → MAARRLLLLLAVVAAFLLAADARPCHTFLVAFPADPNPSRGDGAVHYHLGIPRVATVITVFRVRRLGPHVPHGHRSHHHLHSIPANVQIHRPDLPHPAAAAAAGPQERARGILVVVVGLLFGVACGALTAASVYLVWSMVAGAAAASPYDELYDDEDEASDTESPKKVGYVIIQELEVHEGGKN, encoded by the coding sequence atggccgcccgccgcctcctcctgctcctcgccgttgtcgccgcgttcctcctcgcTGCCGACGCGAGGCCGTGCCACACCTTCCTCGTCGCCTTCCCCGCCGATCCCAACCCCAGCAGAGGCGACGGCGCCGTCCACTACCACCTCGGCATCCCCCGCGTCGCCACGGTCATCACCGTCTTCCGCGTCCGCCGCCTCGGTCCGCACGTTCCCCACGGCCACcgcagccaccaccacctccactccATCCCGGCCAACGTCCAGATCCACCGCCCCGATCTCCCGCaccccgccgcggccgcggccgccgggcCCCAGGAGCGCGCCAGGGGCATCCTCGTGGTCGTCGTCGGGCTCCTCTTCGGCGTCGCCTGCGGCGCGCTCACCGCTGCCTCCGTGTACCTCGTCTGGTCCATGGTCGCCGGAGCCGCCGCGGCCTCCCCGTACGACGAGCTCTatgacgacgaggacgaggcgtcTGACACCGAGAGCCCCAAGAAAGTCGGCTACGTCATCATCCAGGAGCTCGAGGTCCATGAAGGCGGTAAGAACTAG